The Streptomyces sp. HSG2 genome has a segment encoding these proteins:
- a CDS encoding carbonic anhydrase, with the protein MNDLLERARSFRRQIVGERDHYRGLAAGQAPAALFITCSDSRVVPCLITDARPGELFELRTAGHVVPSYTAEARCAEAATIEYAVDVLRVRDVIVCGHSHCGAVAALARGEDLSALPSVATWLASSRPALSSLRGADPDDAALEAHVQCHVAAQVEALRGYPQIERAVAAGRLGLHAWYYRVDTGEVQEITALSGGPRRR; encoded by the coding sequence GTGAACGACCTGCTCGAACGCGCCCGGTCCTTCCGCCGGCAAATCGTCGGCGAACGTGACCACTACCGCGGTCTCGCCGCCGGCCAGGCCCCCGCCGCGCTGTTCATCACCTGCTCCGACTCCCGCGTGGTGCCGTGCCTCATCACCGACGCACGGCCGGGCGAACTCTTCGAGCTGCGCACCGCCGGCCACGTCGTCCCCTCCTACACGGCCGAGGCGAGGTGCGCGGAGGCCGCCACCATCGAGTACGCGGTCGACGTGTTGCGGGTGCGCGACGTCATCGTCTGCGGCCACTCGCACTGCGGCGCGGTGGCCGCCCTGGCCCGGGGCGAGGACCTGAGCGCACTGCCCAGCGTCGCCACCTGGCTCGCGTCCTCCCGCCCCGCGCTCTCCTCCCTGCGCGGCGCCGATCCCGACGACGCCGCGCTGGAGGCCCACGTGCAGTGCCATGTCGCTGCCCAGGTCGAGGCGCTGCGTGGCTACCCGCAGATCGAGCGGGCGGTCGCAGCGGGCCGCCTCGGACTGCACGCCTGGTACTACCGGGTCGACACCGGCGAGGTGCAGGAGATCACCGCGCTGTCCGGCGGCCCCCGCCGCCGCTGA